Part of the Chromatiaceae bacterium genome is shown below.
ATCGATGACGAGCCGGCCGCGGTGGAAGAATCTTCCGCTCGTTGCGGCCGGCGGGCACAACAGTGGCCGGCCTATGTGGTAGCCTTGCGGCGGTTTTGTTTCGGAGCCCGGTGATGCCTTCATTTGACGTCGTGTCCGAGGTCGATCTGCAAGAGGTACGCAACGCGACCGACCAGGCCAACCGGGAGGTCGGCACACGCTTCGACTTCAAGGGCAGCGAGGCGCACTTCGACCTCGATGGCGCGGTCGTCACGCTGCATGCGCAAAGCGAGTTTCAACTCGAACAGATGATGGACATCCTGCAAAAGAAGCTGGTCAAGAGGTCGGTGGACATCGATTGTCTCGAGATCGGAAAGGTCGAGACCGCGAACAACCGGGCACGACAGGCGGTCACAATAAGGCAGGGCATCGACACGGATACGGCGCGCAAGCTCGTCAAGGACATCAAGGCCTCCAAGATCAAGGTGCAGGCCCAGATCCAGGGTGAGCAGGTCCGGGTCAGCGGCAAGAATCGCGACGACCTGCAAAGCGTGATCGCGCTGTTGCGCAAGGGGAGCTTCGGTCTGCCCCTGCAATTCATCAATTTCCGGGATTAGCAAACACCCATGAACAAGCTCGTCTTTCTGTTGTGTGCCATATTGGGCACCGCGTCTCTGGCCGCGGACATCGACGCCGCGGCAGAGCAGCGCATTCGCAACTCGCTGGCGGTCCTGCTGCCCGGCCTGGTACCGGACACAATCGTCGCCTCGCCGGTCGGTGATCTCTACGAGGTCACGTTCGGCATGCGGGTGGTGTACGTAACCGGCGACGGCCGCTATCTGCTGTCCGGCAAGCTGATCGATCTCGAGACGCGTACCGAGATCACCGAGAACCGGCTGTCCGAGTTGAAGCTGAAGGCTCTGGCCGAGGTCGGCGAGGACGAGATGCTGATCTATGGTCCGGACGATGCACCTCACACCCTGACGGTGTTCACCGATATCGATTGCGGCTTCTGCCGCAAGCTGCATTCGGAAATGCCCAGTTACAATGCGCAGGGCATACGCATCCGCTACCTGTTCTATCCGCGTGCCGGCATCGGTAGCGAGTCCTACGACAAGGCCGTGTCCGTGTGGTGCGCCGATGACCGCCGCGCGGCGATGGATGCCGCCAAGGCGGGCAAGGCAATCGAGCCGCGCAAATGTGAGAATCCGGTCGCCGAACACTATGCGCTCGGTCAGGCGATGCGCGTACAGGGGACCCCCGCCTTGGTGCTCGAGGATGGCGAGATGTTGCCCGGGTACCTCCCCGCCGACAAGCTGCGTCGCCTGCTCGATCAGAGCCGGGAAGGCAAGGGTGGTTGATGCGGCCTAGACCGGCGTTTTTCCCGCTCAATCGCGCTGTGGCGTCCTGATCCGGCGATGGCGATTCACACAATCGACGTGGCGATCCGTTCCCACCAGGGGCTGGTCCGGACGCGCAACCAGGATTCGTTCCGGGTCGACAACGACCGCGGCGTGATCGTGCTCGCCGACGGCATGGGTGGACACCGCAGTGGCGAAGTGGCCAGTCGGGTGGCCGCGGATGCGGCGATCGAGGATCTGTTGACCGCACGGCACGACAACAGTACCGCGGACAGCACCCAGAGCCTGTTGCGCGTGGGCCATGCCGCCGAGGCGGCCAACAAGGCGCTGGTCGACATGTGCGAAGTGCATCCCGAACTCCAAGGCATGGGCACGACCGTGGTGCTGGCGATGTTTCGCGACGGGCGCATTTACTATGCACATGTCGGCGATTCCCGCCTGTACCGCGTCCGTTACGGTCGTATGCGTCGACTGACGCGGGACCATTCGTTGATTCAACAGATGATCGATGACGGCGTGTTCATGAATCGCGCCCAGGCGCGCGAGGCCGGCGTACGGGAGAACGTGTTGACGCGCAGCCTCGGCATGCGACGTCAGGCGGATGTGGATGTCGGTGACGCGTTGATCGAGCCGGGCGACACCTACCTGGTATGCAGCGACGGTCTGCACGGTCTGGTCCCGGACAACATGATCTCGCGCATCCTGCGTGATCCACAAGGCGACCTGGAGGAACAGGTTCAGGCGCTGGTAGACGCCGCACTGACCGCCGGCGGCAACGACAACGTCACCTGCATCCTGGCCCGGCCGCGGCTCGCCTAGCGCGCCCCGGGCGTGCGTCGCCGGTCAACGTTCCAACAACTTGCGCTTGTCGGGTTTGCCGTCCCAGTCGGCGGCGTCGGCGGGTGCGGGTTTGCGTTCGGTGATCACCGGCCAGAGCGCGCACAGTTCGACATTCAACGCAATGAAATCGCGCTGATCCGCCGGCACGTCGTCTTCGGCGAAGATCGCGTTGGCCGGACATTCCGGCTCACACAACGCACAATCGATGCACTCATCGGGATCGATCGCGAGGAAGTTCGGGCCCTCGTGAAAACAGTCGACCGGGCAGACCTCGACGCAGTCGGTGTACTTGCACTTGATGCAGTTCTCGGTGACGACGTATGTCATGCCTCCTCCCCGGTCATGCCTCCCTCCGGGTCAGCATTGCGCAACGCACGCAGTTCGTAAAGCGCTTCGAGTGCCTGTCGCGGCGTCATTTGATCCGGGTCGCACGTCGCGAGGCGTTCCCGCAGCGGGTCGTGCGCCGCGGGCCGCGCGGCGGGCGCCGCTTGAAACAGCGACAGCTGGCTGGATTCCGCCTGTGCATGCCGTTGTGCCGCCTGCTCCAACTCGCGCAGGCGGCGTCGGGCCAGATCGATCACCCGCCGCGGTACCCCCGCGAGCGCCGCGACCTGCAGGCCGTAGCTCTGATTGGCCGGACCATCGCGCAACGCATGCAGGAAGACGATCCGGTCACCGTGCTCGACCGCGTCGAGATGGACGTTGGCGATGCCCGGGTGCTCGTCGGGCAGCGTCGTCAGTTCGAAGTAGTGGGTGGCAAACAATGTGAACGCGCCGATCCGCGTGGCCAGTTCCACCGCGCAGGCCCAGGCCAGCGACAGGCCGTCGAAGGTGCTGGTGCCGCGCCCGATCTCGTCCATCAGCACCAGTGAACGGGCGCTCGCGTTGTGCAGGATGTTGGCGGTCTCCTGCATCTCGACCATGAAGGTCGATCGCCCGCCGGCGAGGTCGTCGGACGCGCCGATGCGCGAGAAGATGCGGTCGAATGGGCCGAGTTCGGCACTGGCGGCCGGCACAAAACAGCCCGCATAGGCCATCAGCACGATCAGCGCCGACTGGCGCATGAAGGTCGATTTTCCGCCCATGTTGGGGCCTGTGATGATCAGGATATTGCGCGCGTCGTCCATCGACAGGTCGTTGGCGACAAAGGGCTCTTCGACCACCTGCTCGACGACCGGGTGGCGACCGCCAACGATGTGCAGGCCGGGCGCAGTGCGGAATGTGGGACGACACAGGTCGAGGCGCTGTGCGCGTTCGCCGAAACACGCCAGCACGTCGAGCCGGGCGATGGCCTCGGCGCTCGTCTGCATTGGCGCCAGCGAAGCCGCGAGGCGCGTCAGCAGTTCCTCGTACAGCGCCTTCTCACGCTGCAGGGCACGCTCACGTGCCGATAGCACCCGGTCCTCGAAGGCCTTCAGCTCCGGGGTGATGAAACGCTCGGCAGTCTTCAGCGTCTGCCGGCGGATATAGTCCCCGGGGACCTTGTCCGCCTTGCTGCGGCCGATCTCGATGTAATAGCCGTGCACCCGGTTGTAGCTGACCTTGAGCGTGTCGATCCCGCTGCGCTCGCGTTCGCGCCGCTCCAGGTCGACCAGGAACTGGTCGGCGTTCTGCGACAGATCGCGCAGTTCATCGAGTTCGGCGTCGTAGCCGGCAGCCAGTACACCGCCATCACGCAACACGACGGGTGGGTTGTCGATCACCGCGCGGGTCAACAGTTCCACCGTCTCCGGGTGCGTGCCGATCTCGCCGGCGAGCGCGATCAGCTCCGGGTCGTCGATATCGCAAAGTTCGCCCTGCAGCGCCGGCAGGAGCCCGAGGCTGTCGCGCAGCGTTGCGAGGTCGCGTGGCCGGGCGCTGCCCAACGCGACGCGTGCCAGGATGCGTTCGACATCGCCGACCCCGCGCAGCACTTCCTGGACCGGCGCAACGCGGTCCGCATCCAGCAGGCTGGCGACGGCCGCGTGCCGTGCGCGCACCCGCCCCTGATCACGCAGCGGCTGGCTGATCCAACGGCGCAGCAGACGGCCACCCATCGGCGTCGCGGTGCTGTCGAGCAGGCCGGCGAGGCTTTGTCCGCGTCGGCCGGAGGTCGCCTCGACGATCTCCAGATTGCGCCGGGTCGCGGCGTCTATGACGATCGCGGCATCGTGACGTTCGACCTTCAATCGGGTGATATGCGGCAGCGCGCTGCGCTGGGTGTCGGCCAGATACTGCAACAGGGCGCCGGCCGCGCCGATCGCCAGTGGCAGATCGTCGCAGCCAAAACCGCTCAAGTCGCGTACGCCGAACTGGTCGGTAAGCAGGCGCACCGCTGCCGCATGTTCGAAGTGCCACGGTGCACGGCGGGTAACGGCACGCCCTCCGTTGGTCCAGGCCGGTGCTGCCTGGTCTTCGGGGACCAGGATCTCTGCCGGCGTCAGGCGTTCCAGCTCGCTGTTCAAGGTTTCCTCGCCGACCAGTTGTTCGACGTGGAAACGCCCACCTGTCAGGTCGAGCCAGGCGAGCCCGGCGACGCCGTCCAGCCGTAACAGCGCGGCCAGCAGATTGTCGCGGCGTTGGTCCAGCAGAGCCTCGTCGCTGACCGTCCCCGGGGTGACGATACGTACCACCTGCCGCTCCACCGGGCCCTTGCTGGTGGCGGGGTCACCGATCTGCTCGCAGATCGCGACCGATTCGCCCAGTCTGACCAGCTTGGCGAGATAGCCCTCCGCCGCGTGAAAGGGCACACCGGCCATCGGGATCGGTTCACCGGCGGACCGGCCACGCTGCGTCAGGGTGATGTCCAGCAGATGCGCGGCATGGCGCGCATCGTCGTAGAACAGCTCGTAGAAATCGCCCATGCGGTAGAACACCAGCCGGTCCGGGTGCTCGGCCTTGATGCGCAGGTATTGCTGCATCATCGGAGTGTGGCTATCTAGCTGGCTGGTAACGGAGCTTTCCGTCATGGTGCTGTGGGCGTGAGGCGAAAAGAGGTGCCATGGTAAGGCACTGGCGTCTTGCAAGCACCGCGGATCACCCGTGGGGGAAGGTTTGACAGCGGCGATTTGGCGCCGAATCAAGCGAGCATGAGGGAGGACGAGGCCCGAGCGATCGGTGCTAGCCGCGCAGGCGCATCGGCTTTCCGTCGGCACCTTTGGCCCTTTTCGCGGGTGGCGTCAACGGCTGGCCGGCGACCTGATCGCATCCGTCGTTGTTCGATTCGTGTGTCGACGGGTTCCATTGCCACGGCGGTACCGGGTTCTCATAGGCCCACAACCCTATGCGGTCCGCTTTGGCCACCGATTGCGCGAAGGCGTAGCGGTCAGACGGGGAACGGGTCGTAGTCCAGGCCCATCCCAATTGAACCAGCGACTGGTTGACCTCCCGCCCATCCACGTACAGGCGGATCTGGCGTGCACCTTCTTTGCTCCGACCGGTCGTCTCGTACGTGAGGGTGCCGTCGAGCAGCGCCGCCAGCACCTCGCGTGCCTGAATGCCACCGGGCTGACACAACTCCGGCGAATCGATGTCGACGAGTTGCACCAGCTCGCCGTCGAGGCGCACTTTGTCGCCGGCAACGACGTCAACGTTGGCGGCCTGTGCTAATGCGGTCAAGGCGAAAGTCGAGGCCAAAATTGCAGATCTGAACATTCGGTAGGACCGTTTGGTCGGTGGGTTCGGGGTTTGCGCTCGCTGCCGTGCGTCGGTGCTTCCGCGGCCGCGCCGGACGCCTGGTCCTGCTGATCGGCCCTTGCAGCAGCGGGCTATATATTAGTAAAATCTAATACGCGCCCCAATTACCCAGGTTAAGCGTTGCGAACACATCGTTTATCGGCCTCGCCAACCGAGGCTTGACGGTATGTTGTGTCGGACCGTCGAAAGTCGCGGTGGTTTCCGCGATTTTCCCGCTTACGGCCCCCAACGCGCGAAT
Proteins encoded:
- a CDS encoding serine/threonine-protein phosphatase, whose amino-acid sequence is MAIHTIDVAIRSHQGLVRTRNQDSFRVDNDRGVIVLADGMGGHRSGEVASRVAADAAIEDLLTARHDNSTADSTQSLLRVGHAAEAANKALVDMCEVHPELQGMGTTVVLAMFRDGRIYYAHVGDSRLYRVRYGRMRRLTRDHSLIQQMIDDGVFMNRAQAREAGVRENVLTRSLGMRRQADVDVGDALIEPGDTYLVCSDGLHGLVPDNMISRILRDPQGDLEEQVQALVDAALTAGGNDNVTCILARPRLA
- a CDS encoding ferredoxin family protein, with translation MTYVVTENCIKCKYTDCVEVCPVDCFHEGPNFLAIDPDECIDCALCEPECPANAIFAEDDVPADQRDFIALNVELCALWPVITERKPAPADAADWDGKPDKRKLLER
- the mutS gene encoding DNA mismatch repair protein MutS translates to MTESSVTSQLDSHTPMMQQYLRIKAEHPDRLVFYRMGDFYELFYDDARHAAHLLDITLTQRGRSAGEPIPMAGVPFHAAEGYLAKLVRLGESVAICEQIGDPATSKGPVERQVVRIVTPGTVSDEALLDQRRDNLLAALLRLDGVAGLAWLDLTGGRFHVEQLVGEETLNSELERLTPAEILVPEDQAAPAWTNGGRAVTRRAPWHFEHAAAVRLLTDQFGVRDLSGFGCDDLPLAIGAAGALLQYLADTQRSALPHITRLKVERHDAAIVIDAATRRNLEIVEATSGRRGQSLAGLLDSTATPMGGRLLRRWISQPLRDQGRVRARHAAVASLLDADRVAPVQEVLRGVGDVERILARVALGSARPRDLATLRDSLGLLPALQGELCDIDDPELIALAGEIGTHPETVELLTRAVIDNPPVVLRDGGVLAAGYDAELDELRDLSQNADQFLVDLERRERERSGIDTLKVSYNRVHGYYIEIGRSKADKVPGDYIRRQTLKTAERFITPELKAFEDRVLSARERALQREKALYEELLTRLAASLAPMQTSAEAIARLDVLACFGERAQRLDLCRPTFRTAPGLHIVGGRHPVVEQVVEEPFVANDLSMDDARNILIITGPNMGGKSTFMRQSALIVLMAYAGCFVPAASAELGPFDRIFSRIGASDDLAGGRSTFMVEMQETANILHNASARSLVLMDEIGRGTSTFDGLSLAWACAVELATRIGAFTLFATHYFELTTLPDEHPGIANVHLDAVEHGDRIVFLHALRDGPANQSYGLQVAALAGVPRRVIDLARRRLRELEQAAQRHAQAESSQLSLFQAAPAARPAAHDPLRERLATCDPDQMTPRQALEALYELRALRNADPEGGMTGEEA
- a CDS encoding YajQ family cyclic di-GMP-binding protein; this encodes MPSFDVVSEVDLQEVRNATDQANREVGTRFDFKGSEAHFDLDGAVVTLHAQSEFQLEQMMDILQKKLVKRSVDIDCLEIGKVETANNRARQAVTIRQGIDTDTARKLVKDIKASKIKVQAQIQGEQVRVSGKNRDDLQSVIALLRKGSFGLPLQFINFRD
- a CDS encoding DsbC family protein — translated: MNKLVFLLCAILGTASLAADIDAAAEQRIRNSLAVLLPGLVPDTIVASPVGDLYEVTFGMRVVYVTGDGRYLLSGKLIDLETRTEITENRLSELKLKALAEVGEDEMLIYGPDDAPHTLTVFTDIDCGFCRKLHSEMPSYNAQGIRIRYLFYPRAGIGSESYDKAVSVWCADDRRAAMDAAKAGKAIEPRKCENPVAEHYALGQAMRVQGTPALVLEDGEMLPGYLPADKLRRLLDQSREGKGG
- a CDS encoding thermonuclease family protein, with the translated sequence MTALAQAANVDVVAGDKVRLDGELVQLVDIDSPELCQPGGIQAREVLAALLDGTLTYETTGRSKEGARQIRLYVDGREVNQSLVQLGWAWTTTRSPSDRYAFAQSVAKADRIGLWAYENPVPPWQWNPSTHESNNDGCDQVAGQPLTPPAKRAKGADGKPMRLRG